Proteins from one Osmerus mordax isolate fOsmMor3 chromosome 21, fOsmMor3.pri, whole genome shotgun sequence genomic window:
- the tsc2 gene encoding LOW QUALITY PROTEIN: tuberin (The sequence of the model RefSeq protein was modified relative to this genomic sequence to represent the inferred CDS: inserted 2 bases in 2 codons; deleted 4 bases in 3 codons; substituted 2 bases at 2 genomic stop codons) yields the protein MQSSCRPPDSMNKQPSKESVKDKLKGIFGLGPPRPPSKHTESRDSEFIITEDILKELHPDCGYSNRIRVINHVCDLAKAKKFEENAVEAVWNAVEDMLTQEQQAEARHAVLVLLRAIIQGQGERLGPLRAYFFRVIRDYQPSNEEQEERLEVFKALTENGKDITYLEEDIARFVLLWMDVGLTADFLHVLVNLVKFNSCYLDQNVSTMVQKICLLCNRTTSSTDIEVALQVLDAVVCYNCLPSDSLTVFIITLCRSVNVKEFCESCWKLMRKVLGTHLGHSAIYTMCRIMEEKVYMEDAPLLRGAVFFVGMALWGAHRLPALKNTPTLVLPSFYKAMACANEVVSYEIVLSITRLIKKYGTELQVVTWDILLGVIEKLLQQIQTMGSPELRSIVYELLTTVEELYEHSGYHGSTDKFFSLVEKCADKRPDVSVLTLISYRAQSIQPAKDGWIQNLHRLMEKFFRNETRTVIRIKVLHILSFVLSTNRQLYEEELIEAVVVPQLGSLAEDRDLCVRRQATQLLVDLAQGCSSHHFSSLLDIIEKVASRPLAPPGPQGPPEAGEGDPGAESPVEDVRTAVLGLLEILQSKLYSLPASHASRVYELLIAHLQLHYKNKYSSPVASSIRLQVLDFLLRIRADCLHRLGVPNKDGLLTFSPYCLCDMGDPEKRVSEKKPAGSVSPPAGSPAPPAPSGSAPPAPSGPAPSIRTAFLPYAPAFSVLLQCLKMETDWKVLKLVLDRLPWTLQYKVLLLTSHCSLDLLCSTLCNMVTDRLISERLKRVPEGFSRTDIQTAVVPVLTALTSYHSYLDQSRQRELVQCLEAGLIYRCAKQCVVALTMCTVEMPDIMIKLLPLLIVKLTHISATVAMASPMLEFLSTLVRLPHLYANFVAEQYVSVFAISLPYTNPSKFNQYIVSLAHHVIAMWFIRCRLPFRKDFVQYITKGLRSNALLPFDDTHEQGNFRARSTSLNERPKSLRAGQSGEGGGGGSQXQLSGXELRDLSAMDAFRSRSISVSDHAVRRMQSSSTTYSLGSAEESAVHQADEGLKTVHLELTETCLDMMARYVFSNYSALPKRSPIAEFLLAGGRSMTWLVGNKLVTITTSGGVRTQALLGMESSDKLGGGEMTRSDPSLHTRQTKEAPAKLESSQQSRNTRIRVRSMSGGHALRSGPSQSLSPLVSPPEGELGASLSPPSGPSLGPGPGPAPSQAPPLRPGLAEFLPVLTQGWAEIFIRRPSGNTSWLMCLENPPSPFSSELGTLPLQELSSLLMSMEGVKERPPRPDGQRPRQHGRPPAPRPPAPRAPTHTRRGNNRAGSGLQHSGSPAASGANRWPRPLQVTRSISWADSVVLPEKGSGVAAATDSPCDGLESDEFEPIFIHTDHKFPRPRPPSQRAQQASLLCLFLGTIQGDLSSSTSSQDEEKSTLEEVSEGAIPIDQPSLGPSTPGSHGLELPYQPQSQTLNKSSSSPELQTLPEAFSKPEPGAGVGEVPAVGVPSEGKPHPQHQPSLEERLEGGAGGGGEVVNIQSGEAPAQATGCCPSPSPSXQGARMRLEFPAPLQPGPLSPSAGHRPRGHTISVSAPSSRRERRSDRDSYHSRPGPSPTDKTCGLSPGFVFLQLYHSPFFGNEANKPLLLPKTQLIERAVKVLDQMPPYDTHKIGVVFVGAGQLSNEVSILSNEYGSNRYAGFLTGLGRLVHLRDCDPDXVFLGGLDQYGDDGQFTYCWHDDIMQAIFHIATLMPNRESDKGCCNKKRHIGNDFVMVVYNDSGEEYTLGTIKGQFNFVEVIIKPLDYESNLVTLQCRKDLEGLVDTSVAKIVSDRNLPLLVRQMALHANMASLVHQYRANPSDAYASKWLARLRHIKRLRTRAQEEIQSRPVPGGISLTHSGPSQQSKSSYQQGCSAPPPDTSSGQRKRLVSTVDDFTDFV from the exons ATGCAGTCCTCGTGCAG ACCCCCAGACAGCATGAACAAGCAGCCCAGTAAGGAGAGCGTGAAGGACAAGCTGAAGGGGATCTTCGGTCTgggtcccccccgcccccctagcaagcacacagagagcagggac TCCGAGTTCATCATCACTGAAGACATactgaag gagCTCCACCCAGACTGTGGCTATAGCAACCGTATCCGGGTTATTAACCATGTGTGTGACCTGGCAAAGGCCAAGAAGTTTGaagag aatGCGGTGGAGGCGGTGTGGAATGCGGTGGAGGATATGCTCACTCAGGAGCAGCAGGCTGAAGCCAGACACGCCGTCCTGGTGCTGCTGAGAGCCATCATCcagggacag ggggagcGTCTGGGCCCCCTGAGGGCCTATTTCTTCCGTGTGATCAGAGACTACCAGCCCAGcaatgaggagcaggaggagaggctggaggtgttcAAGGCCCTGACGGAGAACGGCAAGGACATCACCTACCTGGAGGAGGACAtcg ccaGGTTCGTGTTACTCTGGATGGATGTGGGTCTGACAGCAGACTTCCTTCATGTTCTGGTCAACCTGGTCAAGTTCAACAGCTGCTACCTGGACCAGAATGTCTCCACCATGGTCca gaagaTTTGTTTGCTGTGTAATCGCACCACGTCCTCAACAGACATTGAG gtggcGCTACAGGTCCTGGATGCGGTGGTGTGTTACAACTGCCTGCCCTCAGACTCTCTGACTGTCTTCATCATCACGCTGTGTCGCTCGGTCAACGTCAAGGAGTTCTGTGAATCCtgctggaag ctgaTGAGGAAGGTGCTGGGGACTCACCTGGGACACAGTGCCATCTACACCATGTGCCGCATCATGGAGgagaa ggtgtATATGGAGGACGCCCCCCTGCTGagaggggctgtgttcttcGTTGGCATGGCGCTGTGGGGTGCTCACCGCCTCCCCGCCCTGAAGAACACCCCCACCCTGGTCCTGCCCTCCTTCTACAAG GCGATGGCGTGCGCCAACGAGGTGGTGTCGTACGAGATCGTTCTGTCCATCACGCGCCTCATCAAGAAGTACGGGACAGAGCTGCAGGTGGTCACCTGGGACATCCTGCTGGGGGTCATAGAGAAACTGCTGCAACagatccag acaatgGGTAGTCCAGAGCTCAGGTCTATCGTGTACGAGCTGCTGACCACCGTGGAGGAGCTGTACGAACACAGTGGTTACCATGGCAGCACCGACAAGTTCTTCAGCCTGGTGGAGAAATGTGCCGACAAGAGACCG GATGTGTCTGTCCTCACCCTGATCTCCTACCGGGCCCAGTCCATCCAGCCAGCTAAGGACGGCTGGATCCAGAACCTGCACCGGCTCATGGAGAAGttcttcag gaaTGAGACCAGGACTGTGATCAGGATCAAAGTGCTCCATATCCTGTCCTTCGTGCTCAGCACCAACCGCCAGCTTTACGAg gaggagctgATCGAGGCGGTGGTGGTGCCTCAGCTGGGATCCCTGGCGGAGGACAGGgacctgtgtgtgaggaggcagGCCACCCAGCTGCTGGTGGACCTGGCTCAGGGCTGCAGCTCGCACCActtctccagcctgctggacATCATCGAGAAGGTGGCCAGCCGGCCCCTGGCCCCCCCGGGCCCCCAGGGGCCACCCGAGGCCGGGGAGGGAGACCCCGGGGCGGAGTCCCCCGTGGAGGACGTCAGGACGGCTGTGCTGGGGCTGCTGGAGATCCTGCAg AGTAAGCTGTatagcctgccagccagccacgcTAGTCGAGTGTACGAGCTGCTGATTGCTCACCTGCAGCTTCACTACAAGAACAAGTACAGCTCCCCCGTCGCCTCCAGCATCCGCCTGCAG GTGCTGGACTTCCTGTTGAGGATCCGAGCAGACTGTCTTCATCGTCTGGGTGTGCCCAACAAGGACGGGCTGCTCACCTTCAGCCCCTACTGCCTCTGTGACATGGG ggacCCAGAGAAGCGCGTCAGTGAGAAGAAGCCTGCAGGCTCAGTGTCGCCGCCCGCTggcagccccgcccccccagcaccctcaggctccgcccccccagcaccctcaggccccgccccctccatcaGGACGGCCTTCCTGCCCTACGCCCCGGCCTTCAGCGTGCTGCTGCAGTGTCTGAAGatg gAGACAGACTGGAAGGTTCTGAAGCTGGTTCTGGACAGGCTTCCCTGGACCCTGCAGTACAAAGTCCTGCTACTCACCTCCCACTGCAGCCTGGACCTGCTGTGCTCCACGCTCTGCAACAtg GTGACGGACCGCCTGATCTCAGAGCGCCTGAAGAGGGTTCCAGAAGGTTTCAGCAGGACGGACATCCAGACAGCTGTGGTCCCCGTCCTCACTGCCCTCACCTCCTACCACAGCTACCTGGACCAGAGCAgacag agagAGCTGGTCCAGTGTCTGGAGGCGGGCCTAATCTACCGCTGCGCCAAGCAGTGTGTGGTTGCCTTGACGATGTGCACCGTGGAGATGCCCGACATCATGAtcaagctcctccccctcctcatcgtCAAGCTCACCCATATCTCGGCAACTGTCGCCATGGCGTCCCCCATGCTGGAGTTTCTGTCCA CGCTGGTGCGTCTGCCTCACCTGTACGCTAACTTCGTGGCGGAGCAGTACGTCAGTGTGTTCGCCATCTCCCTGCCCTACACCAA CCCCTCCAa GTTTAATCAGTACATCGTGTCGCTGGCGCACCATGTGATCGCCATGTGGTTCATCCGCTGCCGGCTCCCCTTCAGGAAGGACTTCGTTCAGTACAtcaccaag ggCCTGCGCTCCAACGCCTTGCTGCCGTTTGATGACACACACGAGCAGGGAAACTTCAGAGCCCGAAGCACCAGCCTGAACGAGAGGcccaagag TCTGCGGGCGGGCCAAAGTGGCGAGGGCGGCGGCGGTGGTAGCCAATAGCAGCTCTCCGGTTAGGAGCTGAGGGATCTGTCGGCCATGGACGCCTTCCGCTCCCGGAGCATCTCGGTGTCCGACCACGCGGTccgcag gaTGCAGAGCTCCAGCACCACCTACAGCCTGGGCTCAGCGGAGGAGAGCGCCGTGCACCAGGCCGACGAGGGTCTGAAGACAGTGCACCTggagctgacagagacatgcctGGACATGATGGCTCGATACGTCTTCTCCAACTACTCCGCCCTGCCcaagag GTCCCCCATCGCTGAGTTCCTATTGGCCGGGGGCCGCAGCATGACCTGGCTGGTGGGCAACAAGCTGGTTACCATAACGACCAGCGGAGGCGTCCGAACCCAGGCTCTGCTGGGCATGGAGTCTAGTGAcaagctggggggaggagagatgaccag GTCAGATCCGTCTCTGCACACGCGTCAGACCAAGGAGGCCCCGGCCAAGTTGGAGTCATCCCAGCAGAGCAGGAACACACGCATACGGGTCCGCTCCATGTCtg gaggTCATGCTCTGCGTTCCGGCCCCTCCCAGAGTCTCAGCCCCCTGGTGTCCCCCCCGGAGGGCGAGCTGggcgcctccctctcccccccgtcaggcccctccctgggccccggccccggccccgccccctcccaggCCCCACCCCTCAGGCCAGGTCTGGCTGAGTTCCTCCCCGTTCTCACCCAAGGCTGGGCTGAGATCTTCATACGCAGACCCTctg GGAACACCAGCTGGCTGATGTGTCTGGAGaaccctcccagccccttctCGTCTGAGCTGGGCACCCTGCCCCTGCAGGAGCTCTCCAGCCTGCTCATGTCCatggagggggtgaaggagcgCCCCCCCCGCCCAGACGGCCAGCGCCCCCGCCAGCACGGccggccccccgccccccggccccccgccccccgggcccccacacacacacgccggggGAACAACCGGGCTGGCTCAGGTCTCCAgcacag TGGGTCCCCAGCAGCCTCTGGGGCAAAccgctggccccgcccccttcaGGTTACA AGGAGCATATCCTGGGCAG ACTCCGTGGTGTTGCCGGAGAAGGGGTCAGGGGTTGCCGCGGCAACAGACTCCCCGTGCGACGGTCTGGAGAGCGACGAGTTTGAGCCCATCTTCATCCACACTGACCACAAGTTCCCAAGACCCCGCCCCCCTTCCCAGCGTGCTCAGCAGG CCTCATTGCTGTGTCTGTTCCTCGGTACCATCCAGGGTGACTTG tcctcctccacctccagtcaGGACGAGGAGAAGTccaccctggaggaggtgagcgaggGGGCCATCCCCATCGACCAGCCCAGCCTCGGGCCCTCCACCCCGGGCAGCCATGGCCTGGAGCTCCCCTACCAGCCCCAGAGCCAGACCCTCAACAagtccagctcctctccagAGCTCCAGACCCTCCCTGAGGCCTTCTCCAAGCCGGAGCCTGGGGCTGGAGTAGGGGAGGTGCCCGCCGTCGGGGTGCCGTCGGAGGGCAAGCCTCATCCCCAGCACCagccgtctctggaggagagatTAGAAGGAGgtgccgggggagggggggaggtggtgaaCATTCAGAGTGGGGAGGCCCCAGCCCAGGCCACAGGGTgctgtcccagccccagcccca cccagggggCTAGGATGAGGCTGGAgttcccagcccccctccagcccgggcccctctcccccagcgcGGGCCACCGTCCTCGGGGACACACCATCTCTGTGTCAGCCCCTTCCTCCAGGAGGGAGCGCCGGAGTGACAGAGACTCCTACCACAGCAGGCCAGGGCCCAGCCCCACCGACAAGACTTGCGGACTCAGTCCGgg gtttGTATTCCTACAGCTGTAC CACTCTCCCTTCTTTGGTAACGAGGCCAACaaacctctcctgctccccaagACCCAG ctgATTGAGCGAGCGGTCAAGGTGCTGGACCAGATGCCTCCATACGACACACACAAGATTGGAGTGGTGTTTGTAGGAGCAGGaca gttgaGTAACGAGGTGTCCATCCTGTCTAACGAGTATGGCTCTAACCGCTACGCCGGCTTCCTGACGGGGCTGGGCCGCCTGGTGCACCTGAGGGACTGTGACCCAG AGGTGTTCCTGGGGGGGCTGGACCAGTACGGGGACGATGGGCAGTTCACCTACTGCTGGCACGATGACATCATGCAGG CCATCTTCCACATCGCCACCCTGATGCCTAACAGAGAGAGTGATAAGGGCTGCTGCAACAAGAAGAGACACATCGGGAACGACTTTGTCATGGTGGTGTACAACGACTCTGGAGAGGAGTACACACTGGGAACCATcaag
- the nthl1 gene encoding endonuclease III-like protein 1: MAQRKGEVTKNSCSTVHVKQEEEEGISMLSQSTGEASRLTIIPPTPDTAMPLLPPAPARPCRIRKRHVKVEYEEGAGPATERWEPADWRSQLRNVREMRKENDAPVDKMGAEQCYDEHAPAEVRRFQVLVSLMLSSQTRDEVTAGAMRRLRAHGCTPARLLTTDDHTLGELIYPVGFWRTKVRYLKQTAALLQQQFRGDIPSSVEGLVSLTGVGPKMAHLAMHIAWGQVTGIGVDTHVHRISNRLGWTRSPTRNPESTRKELEEWLPRELWSEINLLLVGLGQQVCLPVGPLCSLCLNQHSCPSAHQASPAKRPKAGPPRSPSPPGPLHVLQGEAGTQTGRGGAGLELHRHTRFPPVPV; encoded by the exons ATGGCTCAGCGCAAGGGAGAGGTGACGAAGAACAGTTGCTCAACGGTGCACgtaaagcaggaggaggaggagggcatttCAATGCTGTCCCAGTCGACAG GTGAGGCGTCCAGGTTAACCATCATCCCTCCCACACCTGACACGGCCATGCCCCTGTTGCCCCCGGCGCCAGCCCGTCCCTGCAGGATCAGGAAGAGGCATGTGAAGGTGGAGTATgaggaaggggcggggcctgcGACGGAGCGCTGGGAGCCAGCTGATTGGAGGAGCCAGCTGAGGAACGTCagggagatgaggaaggagaaTGACGCTCCCGTGGACAAGATGGGGGCGGAGCAATGCTACGACGAGCACGCCCCTGCTGAG gtgagGCGTTTCCAGGTGCTGGTGTCCCTCATGCTGTCCAGCCAGACCAGGGACGAAGTGACAGCGGGGGCCATGCGGAGGCTGAGGGCGCATGGCTGCACGCCTGCCCGCCTGCTGACCACCGACGACCACACCCTGGGGGAGCTCATCTACCCTGTGGGCTTCTGGAGG ACCAAGGTGCGTTACCTGAAGCAGACAGCGGCTCTGCTGCAGCAGCAGTTCAGGGGGGACATCCCCTCCTCCGTGGAGGGGCTGGTGAGCCTGACAGGGGTGGGGCCCAAGATGGCTCACCTGGCCATGCACATCGCGTGGGGACAGGTCACTGGCATCG gtgtggacacacacgtgcaccgTATCTCCAACCGTCTGGGCTGGACCAGGAGCCCGACCAGGAACCCAGAGAGCACGcgcaaggagctggaggagtggTTAccacg agagCTGTGGAGTGAGATCAACCTGCTGCTGGTGGGTCTGGGCCAGCAGGTGTGTCTACCTGTGGGCCCGCTCTGCTCCCTCTGCCTCAACCAGCACAGCTGCCCCTCCGCCCACCAGGCCTCCCCAGCCAAGAGGCCCAAAGCTGGGCCGCCTAGATCACCCAGCCCCCCAGGACCCCTCCACGTCCTCCAGGGTGAAGCTGGAACCcaaacaggaaggggaggggccgggCTCGAACTTCATCGACACACCCGCTTCCCACCCGTGCCCGTATAA
- the LOC136964965 gene encoding LOW QUALITY PROTEIN: Na(+)/H(+) exchange regulatory cofactor NHE-RF2 (The sequence of the model RefSeq protein was modified relative to this genomic sequence to represent the inferred CDS: inserted 3 bases in 3 codons; deleted 1 base in 1 codon), which translates to MDSEMRPRLCFLTKGARGYGFHLHGERNKGGQFIRKVEPGSSADLSGLLAGDRVVEVNGENVEHETHHQVVSCIRVQEHRVRLLVVDRITDDFLSSHGLPCSEDLAVHLGTLSPRTSPPPPPRTPPRRTPRPPRHPRRRPTPASDAEYTVKVVMSIKGQGWSCRGCRRRRRKLVPRLCHLVKGVLGYGFNLHSDKPRHGQFIRSIDPDSPAQLADLRPLDRLVEVNRVNIEGLRHSEVVALIRGGAEETRLLVVDXETDELFKRLGVTPQXSHIKEVYVDEPESESVPPTPLPYMDPPIINVTLMDPPITINSPKLRTNGXSASQSSSGSTTQSEVSSSDMSISGESQRTRSGCVLDHFLDSGLRLSPTAAEAKEKVRAKRSKKTAPPMDWSQKQQIFSNL; encoded by the exons ATGGATAGCGAAATGAGACCGAGGCTTTGTTTTCTAACGAAAGGAGCGCGCGGGTATGGGTTTCACCTCCACGGGGAACGGAATAAAGGCGGTCAGTTCATACGGAAAGTGGAACCCGGTTCTTCGGCCGATTTATCTGGGCTGCTCGCTGGGGACCGGGTGGTTGAGGTGAACGGGGAGAACGTGGAGCACGAGACGCACCACCAA gtggtaTCCTGTATCCGTGTGCAGGAACACAGGGTTAGGCTCCTGGTGGTGGACCGCATCACGGACGACTTCCTGTCCTCCCACGGCCTGCCCTGCTCCGAGGATCTGGCCGTACACCTGGGCACCCTCTCCCCTCGCacctcccctccgccccccccccgcacaccccCCCGCCGCACCCCACGACCCCCACGCCACCCTCGCCGGCGCCCGACCCCCGCCTCGGACGCAGAG TATACAGTGAAAGTCGTGATGTCTATCAAAGG TCAAGGCTGGAGTTGTCGGGGTTGCCGACGACGACGACGGAAACTCGTCCCCCGGTTGTGTCACCTGGTGAAAGGGGTTCTGGGATACGGCTTCAACCTGCACAGCGACAAG CCCCGGCATGGCCAGTTCATCAGGTCCATTGACCCCGACTCACCAGCCCAGCTCGCTGACCTACGACCTCTAGACAGGCTGgtggag gtgaacaGGGTGAACATCGAGGGACTGAGACATTCCGAGGTGGTGGCGCTCATAAGGGGCGGGGCCGAGGAGACACGCCTCCTGGTGGTCG CCGAAACGGACGAGCTCTTCAAGAGGCTGGGGGTCACGCCAC AAAGTCACATCAAAg AGGTTTATGTTGATGAGCCAGAGAGCGAAAGCGTcccgcccacccccctcccctacatGGACCCACCAATCATCAACGTGACCCTGATGGATCCACCAATCACAATCAACTCTCCCAAGTTACGGACCAATG GCTCAGCATCCCAGTCCTCCAGCGGCTCAACCACCCAATCAGAGGTCAGCAGCTCAGATATGAGTATTTCAGGTGA atcccaGAGGACGAGGAGCGGGTGTGTGTTAGACCACTTCCTGGACAGCGGTCTGCGTTTGAGCCCCACTGCAGCCGAGGCCAAGGAGAAGGTCCGCGCCAAGCGCAGCAAGAAGACAGCGCCCCCTATGGACTGGAGCCAGAAACAGCAGATCTTCAGCAACTTGTGA
- the tnpo2b gene encoding LOW QUALITY PROTEIN: transportin-2 (The sequence of the model RefSeq protein was modified relative to this genomic sequence to represent the inferred CDS: deleted 6 bases in 6 codons) yields MYQKWLTSLRPGWNGKPDEQGLQQVLQLLKDSQSPDTATQRSVQEKLEQLNQYPDFNNYLIFVLTSLKSEDEPTRSLSGADPENNVKAHYQNLPPAVADFIKQECLNNIGDPSPLIRATIGILITTIASKGELQSWPDLLPQLCNLLNSEDYNTCEGSFGALQKICEDSSELLDSDALNRPLNIMIPKFLQFFKHCSPKIRSNAIACVNQFIINRAQALMDNIDTYIESLFALAGDEDSEVRKNVCRALVMLLEVRIDRLIPHMHSIIQYMLQRTQDPDENVSLEACEFWLTLAEQPVCKEALSGHLVQLIPILVNGMKYSEIDIILLKGDVEEDEAVPDSEQDIKPRFHRSRTVTLQHEGGGGGEDDE; encoded by the exons ATGTACCAGAAATGGTTAACGAGCCTTAG accaggaTGGAATGGAAAACCGGATGAGCAGGGTCTCCAGCAAGTTCTCCAGCTGCTGAAGGATTCTCAGTCCCCAGATACCGCTACTCAGAGATCAGTCCAGGAG AAACTGGAGCAGCTCAACCAGTACCCTGACTTCAACAACTATCTCATCTTCGTCCTCACCAGC CTCAAATctgaag atgAGCCGACTCGCTCCCTGAGTGGGGCTGATCCTGAGAACAATGTGAAGGCGCACTACCAGAACCTGCCCCCGGCCGTGGCG GACTTCATCAAGCAGGAATGTCTCAACAACATCGGGGAT CCCTCGCCCCTCATCAGGGCCACCAtcg ggatACTGATCACGACCATAGCCTCTAAAGGAGAGCTCCAGTCCTGGCCAGACCTGCTTCCTCAGCTGTGTAACCTGCTCAACTCTGAGGACTACAACACCTGCGag ggttCTTTCGGAGCTCTTCAGAAGATCTGTGAG GACTCGTCTGAGCTGCTGGACAGTGATGCTCTCAACCGG CCCCTCAACATCATGATCCCCAAGTTCCTGCAGTTCTTCAAACACTGCAGCCCCAAGATCAGGTC CAATGCCATCGCATGTGTCAACCAGTTCATCATCAACAGAGCTCAAGCTCTCATGGATAACATAGACACCTACATAGAG AGTCTGTTTGCTCTGGCGGGTGATGAGGACTCGGAGGTGAGGAAGAACGTGTGCAGGGCTCTGGTCATGCTGCTGGAGGTCCGCATCGACCGCCTCATCCCGCACATGCACAGCATCATCCAG TACATGCTCCAGAGGACCCAGGACCCTGATGAGAACGTGTCTCTGGAGGCCTGTGAGTTCTGGCTCACCTtggcagagcagcctgtctgcaAGGAGGCCCTGTCTGGACACCTGGTgca aCTAATCCCCATCCTGGTGAACGGGATGAAGTACTCTGAGATCGACATCATCCTCTTGAAG ggggacgtggaggaggacgaggcggTCCCT GACAGCGAGCAGGACATCAAGCCCCGGTTCCACCGCTCTCGCACCGTCACCCTGCAGcacgagggcgggggggggggcgaggatgACGAG